From Scylla paramamosain isolate STU-SP2022 chromosome 18, ASM3559412v1, whole genome shotgun sequence, one genomic window encodes:
- the LOC135109415 gene encoding uncharacterized protein LOC135109415 → MIREAYDCNKCGRPNCWGDQCEQCASTCWKRIDKTENITKFLMDNQRFSSKLSCNGNWQLWWGKRIKVAKPTPEEALVLHLILVYTDGRELSSYFDSVAFEESGELSVGNLTIDKGAGNWWQAPFSNRPLRRLYNSNCRPFYTPNDTCVSHTTESVEEQRELYNGTVLYLGYAWLTGEQSYDNVPILHINMWVKCAQCED, encoded by the coding sequence ATGATAAGAGAGGCCTACGACTGTAACAAGTGTGGGCGACCCAACTGCTGGGGTGATCAGTGTGAGCAATGCGCCTCCACCTGCTGGAAGAGAATAGACAAGACCGAAAACATAACTAAATTTTTAATGGATAACCAACGATTTAGTTCAAAGTTGTCCTGTAACGGTAACTGGCAGCTGTGGTGGGGAAAGCGTATAAAGGTAGCCAAGCCCACCCCGGAAGAAGCGTTGGTGTTGCATCTCATCCTCGTCTATACGGACGGGCGAGAACTCAGCTCGTATTTCgactcagtggcctttgaagaaTCCGGTGAACTTAGTGTGGGCAACCTGACTATAGACAAAGGGGCCGGGAACTGGTGGCAGGCGCCTTTTTCTAATCGGCCACTGCGTCGCCTCTACAACAGCAACTGTCGTCCATTCTACACACCCAACGACACGTGCGTCTCTCACACGACAGAGTCCGTGGAGGAGCAGCGAGAACTCTACAACGGTACAGTATTGTATCTAGGCTACGCTTGGCTCACCGGTGAACAGAGTTACGACAACGTTCCAATCCTCCACATCAATATGTGGGTGAAGTGTGCCCAGTGTGAGGACTAG
- the LOC135109416 gene encoding uncharacterized protein LOC135109416, translating into MANYTCDQCGRPNCWSDRCEQCAATCWERMDKTQYSTYLFTNDQKSSNMVSCKGNWQLWWGKGISKAKHTPKEALTLRLILVYVDGRELSSYFDSVAFEKSGELSVGNLTVDEGAGNWWQAPFSSRPLRRLYNSNCRPFYTPNDTCVSHTTKSVEEQRELYNGTVLYLGYAWLTGEQSYDNVPILHINMWVKCAQCED; encoded by the coding sequence ATGGCCAACTACACCTGCGACCAGTGTGGGCGACCTAACTGCTGGAGTGATCGGTGTGAGCAGTGCGCCGCCACCTGCTGGGAAAGAATGGACAAGACCCAGTACTCTACTTATCTCTTCACGAATGACCAAAAATCGTCTAACATGGTGTCTTGCAAAGGCAACTGGCAGCTGTGGTGGGGAAAGGGTATATCTAAAGCGAAGCACACCCCGAAAGAAGCGTTGACACTGCGTCTCATCCTCGTTTATGTGGACGGGCGAGAACTCAGCTCGTATTTCGattcagtggcctttgaaaagtcCGGTGAACTTAGTGTGGGCAACCTAACTGTAGACGAAGGAGCCGGGAACTGGTGGCAGGCGCCTTTCTCTAGTCGGCCACTGCGTCGCCTATACAACAGCAACTGTCGTCCATTCTACACACCCAACGACACGTGCGTCTCTCACACAACAAAGTCCGTGGAGGAGCAGCGAGAACTCTACAACGGTACAGTATTGTATCTAGGCTACGCTTGGCTCACCGGTGAACAGAGTTACGACAACGTCCCAATCCTCCACATCAATATGTGGGTAAAGTGTGCCCAGTGTGAGGACTAG
- the LOC135109336 gene encoding acetylcholinesterase-like gives MAARASVCLVLLGLLGLSAAADLHNSLINSSTLEVNEPRREDKERKIKTARPRDPLVVHTNTGLVRGFRRNVLGKNVDTFYGIPFAQPPVGELRYKKPVPVTPWAGILEATKLPNSCVQEPFTYFPGFHGEEMWNPNTDLSEDCLYLNIWAPAHLRESGARPSEVLVWIYGGGYMGGTTTLEVYDADLLVANTDMIITSMQYRCGAFGYLYLKMEDAPGNVGMYDQALAIKWIRNNIEFFGGDPDRITLFGESAGAGSIAVHLLSPISSHLFQRAILQSGVVNSPWSIMTREKAYDIAVKLVEDVGCNATLVTEDPGTVMSCMRTVDAATISLAQWNSYLGLMQFPSTPIVDGEFLPDEPLDMIRRGEVKKTEILIGSNLDEGTYFMLYDFLSYFDKDESTALTREQFLEILNQIFKDWSPAERESIIFQYTNWDNPDDGRANEKAAGEVVGDYFFVCPSNLFAQLYADAGGKVYYYYFNHRTTNHPWGEWMGVLHGDEIDYVFGLPLNQSLSYTAAEKDLSQRIMRHYKFFAATGRPVSREGEWPLYTSRGQQYYVWGTNESWPQIGRGPRTTACAFWNELMPILRETQGGRMCDSKMMKALNNASPTLLRLSPILLLVTLLLAPPRLF, from the exons ATGGCGGCGAGGGCGTCGGTGTGTTTGGTGCTGCTTGGTCTGCTTGGACTGAGTGCCGCCGCAGACCTCCACAACAGCCTCATTAACTCCTCCACGCTGGAGGTGAACGAGCCCAGGCGGGAGGACAAGGAGCGCAAGATCAAGACGGCGCGGCCGCGGGACCCGCTAGTGGTGCACACCAACACAGGCTTGGTGCGGGGCTTCAGGAGGAACGTGCTCGGCAAAAACGTGGACACCTTCTACGGTATCCCCTTCGCCCAGCCCCCCGTGGGGGAACTCCGCTACAAGAAACCCGTGCCGGTGACGCCGTGGGCAGGCATTCTGGAGGCTACCAAGTTGCCCAACTCGTGCGTACAGGAGCCCTTCACTTACTTCCCGGGCTTCCACGGCGAGGAGATGTGGAACCCCAACACGGATCTCTCTGAGGACTGCCTCTACCTCAACATCTGGGCCCCCGCCCACCTGCGGGAGTCCGGCGCCCGCCCATCCGAGGTACTGGTGTGGATCTACGGCGGCGGCTACATGGGCGGTACCACCACGCTGGAAGTGTACGACGCCGACCTGCTGGTGGCCAACACCGACATGATCATCACCTCCATGCAGTACCGCTGCGGCGCGTTCGGCTACCTCTATCTCAAGATGGAGGACGCCCCGGGCAATGTAGGCATGTACGATCAGGCGCTGGCCATCAAGTGGATCCGCAACAACATTGAGTTCTTCGGCGGCGATCCAGACCGCATCACGCTGTTCGGGGAGTCGGCGGGCGCGGGCTCCATCGCCGTGCACCTACTGTCGCCGATCTCCAGCCACCTGTTCCAACGCGCCATCCTGCAGTCCGGCGTGGTCAACTCCCCGTGGTCCATCATGACGCGGGAAAAGGCATACGACATCGCCGTCAAGCTGGTGGAGGACGTGGGCTGCAACGCCACGCTGGTCACCGAGGACCCCGGCACCGTGATGTCCTGCATGCGCACCGTGGACGCTGCCACCATCTCGCTGGCGCAGTGGAATAGTTACCTCGGCCTCATGCAGTTCCCTTCCACGCCCATTGTGGACGGCGAATTCCTGCCGGACGAGCCTCTCGATATGATCCGCCGAGGAGAGGTCAAGAAGACGGAGATTCTCATTGGCTCAAACCTGGATGAGG GCACCTATTTTATGCTGTACGACTTCCTGAGTTACTTCGACAAGGATGAGTCAACGGCGCTCACACGGGAACAGTTCCTTGAGATCCTGAACCAGATTTTCAAGGACTGGTCACCAGCGGAGCGAGAGTCGATCATATTCCAA TACACCAACTGGGACAACCCGGACGATGGACGTGCTAATGAGAAGGCGGCTGGGGAGGTGGTAGGCGATTATTTCTTCGTGTGTCCCTCCAACCTATTTGCCCAACTGTATGCAGACGCTGGCGGAaaagtttactactactacttcaaccac AGGACCACTAACCACCCTTGGGGAGAGTGGATGGGTGTGCTGCACGGAGACGAGATCGACTACGTGTTCGGGCTGCCACTCAACCAGTCCCTCAGCTACACGGCCGCCGAGAAGGATTTGTCTCAAAGGATAATGCGGCACTACAAGTTCTTTGCAGCCACGGG CCGTCCTGTGTCCCGGGAGGGCGAGTGGCCGCTGTATACAAGCCGCGGTCAGCAGTACTATGTGTGGGGGACTAATGAGTCGTGGCCGCAGATCGGGAGAGGACCCAGAACCACAGCTTGCGCCTTCTGGAATGAACTGATGCCCATTCTAAGGGAGACTCAAG GGGGCAGGATGTGTGACAGTAAGATGATGAAGGCTCTCAACAACGCCTCTCCAACTCTCCTTCgcctctcccccatcctcctcctcgtcactctCCTCTTGGCGCCGCCCCGCCTCTTCTAa
- the LOC135109373 gene encoding uncharacterized protein LOC135109373, producing the protein MVTWVSVAIFMRHHKLPSKFNTDLHCHHHHHHHLTVSINKRTTITNITTTITNNINSSSSSKNTITTVTTTVINVTTTITTSPSPSLTALPSPTSLLPPLPASCFSSPASRSIFLPFAPQTHATYRLPPPSASSRRRPSLPAASRLPVPSLGA; encoded by the exons ATGGTCACCTGGGTCTCTGTTGCAATATTCATGCGCCATCACAAATTACCCTCAAAATTCAACACTGAccttcactgtcaccaccaccaccaccaccacttaaccGTCAGCATCAACAAGCGTACCACTATTACcaacattactaccaccattactaacaatatcaacagtagcagtagcagcaagaacaccatcaccactgtcaccaccaccgtcatcaacgtcactactaccatcaccacttcaccatcaccatcactaacagcACTACCATCACCGACATCACTATTACCA CCACTTCCTGCTTCGTGCTTCTCGTCTCCTGCCTCTCGAAGCATCTTCCTGCCCTTCGCCCCTCAGACTCATGCTACGTACCGCCTCCCGCCTCCTTCCGcctcctcccgccgccgccCGTCTCTTCCCGCTGCCTCCCGCCTCCCGGTGCCGTCCCTTGGGGCTTAA